ATCTACGAAATGATGGAAAACGTTCATTCTCAGGAGGAGTGATGCAGACACGCATTCGCGAATGCCGGCAAAAACTTGACATGACCCAGGGGGAACTGGCAGAACTCGCGGGCGTGCGTCGGGAGACAATTGTCCATCTGGAAAAGGGGAAATACAACCCCTCACTCAAGCTCGGATTCGATCTGGCAAAGATTCTTCAAATGCCGGTGGAAGAACTGTTTTCCTTTGAGGACGAGTGAACGAGTTTCCTGCCTCCACAGTGATACGGGGCGGCAAATCCCGAGTTATTGGAAACATTATTTGACTGTTGACGCGCCATAGATAAGGATATGAAAATATTAGTGGCCGGAGGTGGCGGAAGGGAACACGCCATCTGCTTAGCACTCACCAAAAATGCGAACGTTGAACTCTACTCCGTCATGGGGAAAAAGAATCCGGGAATCGCAAAAATAGCCCGCGAATCCTTCATCCACGCGGAAACGGATGTCCCCGCAGTTCTGACCTTCGCAAAAGAACACAATATCCAATACGCCGTCGTCGGACCCGAAGCCCCGCTTGAAGCAGGCCTCGCCGATGCACTCACAAAAGAAGGGATCGGCTGTGTAGGGCCGGTCAAAGCAGCCGCCAAAATCGAGACAGACAAAGGGTTCTGCCGCGGACTCATGAATAAATACGGGATCGACGGCTGCCCGGCATACAAACTCTGCAATACCCCAACCGAAGCCGCTGCATTCATTCGAGAATATCCAGGTGACCTTGCAGTTAAACCGACCGGTCTTACCGGCGGAAAAGGGGTCAAAGTTATGGGCGAACAGGTCGACCGCGAAGGAGCAGTCGAATATGCCATGACCCTGAAAGATCAGGTTATCATCCTCGAAGAACGTCTTCTCGGCGAAGAGTTCACGTTGATGGCATTCGTAGACGGCAAACATCTCGTTCCCATGCCGCTCGTACAGGATCACAAACGGGCATTTGAAGGAGACATTGGCCCAAACACCGGCGGAATGGGCTCTTACTCACTCGAAGACCACAAGTTCCCCTTTGTCACCGACGAAGACTACGCTCAGGCGATCTCCATCATGCAGGCAACGATCGACGCCCTCGCAAAAGAAGGGAGCCCCTACAAAGGCATTCTCTACGGCCAATTTATGAACACAAAAACCGGACCGAAAGTGATCGAGTTCAATGCACGGTTCGGCGACCCCGAAGCAATGAACGTCTTGTCGATCCTGACGTCTGACTTCCTGACCATCGCAGAACACATCATCAACGGCACGCTTTCGGCAAAGGACGTCTCCTTTGAAAAGAAGGCAACGGTCTGCAAATACATTGTCCCAATGGACTACCCCGATAAACCCCACGCAGGTGATATCATCACCGTCGGTCCGGCAGAAAACACTGTCCTGTACTATGCGAACATCGCTCAGGAAAACGGTGTCTTGAAAACACTGACCTCCCGCACGATGGCATACGTCGGGATCGGAGACTCACTCGCCGAAGCAGAAAAGTATGCAGAATCGGCATGCAGAAATGTATCCGGAAACGTCAGATACCGGAGTGATATCGGAACAGAAACCCTGTTTGCAAAACGCATCGCCCACATGAAGGAATTACGATCATGAAAAAAGATTTCATTTCGATCACCGACCTTTCAGCTGAAGAGTACGAAGACATACTCACACTCGCCGCCCGGCTCAAACGCCAGCGGTATGCGGGTGTCCCCCATCCGCTCCTCGCCGGAAAAACACTCGCGATGCTCTTCGAGAAGGCATCCACCAGAACACGGATGTCGTTTGATGTCGGCATGTACGATCTCGGCGGATACGCACTCTACCTGAACGCAAGGGACACCCAGCTCGGCCGCGGCGAAACCGTCGCCGATACGGCTCGGGTGATGTCCCGGTACGTTCACGGAGCGATCATGCGGACCTATAGACACGAAACGATCACCGAGTTCGCGAAATACGCATCCATCCCTGTCATAAATGCACTCTCCGACAAAGAGCACCCATGTCAGATCATGGCCGACTCGCTCACCCTCAAAGAAAAGTTCGGGGAACTGGACGGGCTGAAGATTGCCTGGATCGGGGATGGAAACAATGTCTGCAATTCGCTCATCATGTCGTCCGTCCAAACTGGCATGGAAATCGCAGTCGGAACCCCGAAAGGATACGAACCCGACCCCGATGCGGTGAGATTTGCGAAAGAAAACGGCGGCAAAGTCACCATCTACGATGACCCGGTCAAAGCGGTAACCGATGCCCACGCGATCTATACGGACACCTGGATCTCAATGGGTGAAGAGGATATCAAAGAGACCAAGCTCAAAGACTTCGTCGGATACCAGCTCGACACCGCCCTGCTGAACAAGGCAGCCTCGGACGCGCTCGTTTTGCACTGTCTTCCTGCCCACCGAGGCGAAGAGATCACCGACGAAGTTATCGACTCCATGCAGAGCGGAGTCTGGGATCAGGCGGAGAACCGGCTGCATGCCCAGAAAGCCATTCTCGTTCGGCTGATGGGCCAGGGACACTGAGATGCAGCCCGACTTTACGCGGATCGGCAAACGGCTGTTTTCTGAACATCTGGTCGGAGGAAACTTCGGCAACATGAGCGTGAGGATCGATGAGGGATACTTCATCACCAAAACTGGCTCCTATCTGGACGCTGACCCGGAACAGATCGTCCTGATGCCCCTAAACGGCCGGGTCACCCCGGGTGCATCCAGCGAATGGCGGGTCCACACCGCCGTCTACAATACCTCGGAGCACAAAGCAATCGTCCACGCCCACCCGCCGTATGCCGTGGCCCTCTCACTTCTCACCGACTCTGAGATCATTACTATTGACAGCGAAGGAAAACTGCTTGCCCCGACGATCCAGGTCGTCGACGGACCCTGCGGATCAGAGAAGCTCGCGGACGTGGTCGCAGAAGGCCTCAGTTCTACAAACATCGTCATCGCCAAAGGTCACGGGACCTTCGCAGCCGGACGAGATCTGGATCAGGCATATCTGTACACCTCACTCGCCGAACACTGCTGTAAAGTTCTGTATCTGACGAAAACATACAGATAATTTCTTATTTTTTTATTTCCACATTTTTTTCTTGAGGCATTGAGGAAAAAAATTATATGTGAGTATAAGTAAACAAAATGGATATTACTTGGGAAATAATTAAAAATATCTCTCAAATACCATATGAGAAAATTATTTATTTACATATATACAAACATAAAATAATGAATTTCATCTCAAATCCTGAAACATTAATTAAAAGGGTTTTGTTTTTTGCAGGTGGATTCATCATTGGATTTCCTATCGCAGGATTTATGATGTCGCTTGGCATATTTCCGCAACTTTGCGGCACCCCGGATATTTTACAAATACCAGTCGTTATCGTGGGATTAGCGTTATTTCTCGCAGGAATGGTATCGATATTCCATGCATTTATGCTAAAAGAATGATTGGATTCTCAAGGACTTTTTTGGAGGGAGCAGAACCCTTTAAGCTAACCTATCCAGCCTAACGAATCGACATAGCAATAAGAAAAACTGCACAAATAAAAAAAGAGCGGCTCAGAGTGCCGCATCGATATATTCTGAAATCCTCGGCACGGAAACGGCACCCACCGGCACAAGTTTACCATTGATCAAAATGATCGGCAGCGGCGGGTGATCGACCCTCACAATCTCGACGACACGTTCAGGGATCCCGGCGTCCAGTGAC
This region of Methanocorpusculum sp. genomic DNA includes:
- a CDS encoding helix-turn-helix transcriptional regulator encodes the protein MQTRIRECRQKLDMTQGELAELAGVRRETIVHLEKGKYNPSLKLGFDLAKILQMPVEELFSFEDE
- the purD gene encoding phosphoribosylamine--glycine ligase, with protein sequence MKILVAGGGGREHAICLALTKNANVELYSVMGKKNPGIAKIARESFIHAETDVPAVLTFAKEHNIQYAVVGPEAPLEAGLADALTKEGIGCVGPVKAAAKIETDKGFCRGLMNKYGIDGCPAYKLCNTPTEAAAFIREYPGDLAVKPTGLTGGKGVKVMGEQVDREGAVEYAMTLKDQVIILEERLLGEEFTLMAFVDGKHLVPMPLVQDHKRAFEGDIGPNTGGMGSYSLEDHKFPFVTDEDYAQAISIMQATIDALAKEGSPYKGILYGQFMNTKTGPKVIEFNARFGDPEAMNVLSILTSDFLTIAEHIINGTLSAKDVSFEKKATVCKYIVPMDYPDKPHAGDIITVGPAENTVLYYANIAQENGVLKTLTSRTMAYVGIGDSLAEAEKYAESACRNVSGNVRYRSDIGTETLFAKRIAHMKELRS
- the argF gene encoding ornithine carbamoyltransferase produces the protein MKKDFISITDLSAEEYEDILTLAARLKRQRYAGVPHPLLAGKTLAMLFEKASTRTRMSFDVGMYDLGGYALYLNARDTQLGRGETVADTARVMSRYVHGAIMRTYRHETITEFAKYASIPVINALSDKEHPCQIMADSLTLKEKFGELDGLKIAWIGDGNNVCNSLIMSSVQTGMEIAVGTPKGYEPDPDAVRFAKENGGKVTIYDDPVKAVTDAHAIYTDTWISMGEEDIKETKLKDFVGYQLDTALLNKAASDALVLHCLPAHRGEEITDEVIDSMQSGVWDQAENRLHAQKAILVRLMGQGH
- a CDS encoding aldolase encodes the protein MQPDFTRIGKRLFSEHLVGGNFGNMSVRIDEGYFITKTGSYLDADPEQIVLMPLNGRVTPGASSEWRVHTAVYNTSEHKAIVHAHPPYAVALSLLTDSEIITIDSEGKLLAPTIQVVDGPCGSEKLADVVAEGLSSTNIVIAKGHGTFAAGRDLDQAYLYTSLAEHCCKVLYLTKTYR